In one window of Halomarina pelagica DNA:
- a CDS encoding DUF7553 family protein, protein MHRPALRAARRELVTAAGRTEGRVERCLHGQVIELTKLVVEGISDPERLDAHVEALEELVPDAGDGADHVERAIARVREVRRAAEST, encoded by the coding sequence ATGCATCGACCAGCGCTTCGGGCGGCGAGGCGCGAACTCGTGACCGCCGCCGGACGGACCGAGGGCCGCGTCGAGCGATGTCTGCACGGACAGGTGATCGAGCTGACGAAGCTAGTCGTGGAGGGGATCTCCGACCCGGAACGCCTCGATGCCCACGTCGAGGCGCTCGAGGAACTCGTGCCGGACGCGGGCGACGGGGCCGACCACGTGGAGCGGGCCATCGCCCGCGTCCGCGAGGTGCGCCGCGCGGCCGAGTCGACCTGA
- a CDS encoding DUF7553 family protein — MVREELQAASDELNEAASMADGETRERIEGQADELATLASAERGPDQGRLDRHMNILRELSGDAGDGAEHVERALEHVEEYRKGVSGI; from the coding sequence ATGGTTCGAGAGGAACTCCAGGCCGCGAGCGACGAACTGAACGAGGCGGCGTCGATGGCCGACGGCGAGACGAGAGAGCGCATCGAGGGGCAGGCCGACGAACTCGCCACCCTCGCGAGCGCCGAGCGGGGTCCCGATCAGGGGCGACTGGACCGACACATGAACATCCTGCGCGAGCTATCGGGCGACGCGGGCGACGGCGCGGAGCACGTCGAGCGCGCCCTCGAACACGTCGAGGAGTACCGGAAGGGCGTCAGCGGTATCTAG
- a CDS encoding DUF7522 family protein, with product MSTDISVDFAEGLVSTCRTGVGDTLRSVIYFTPDAFDLLYLRSDLYPNEERAREVKERFVEIEREGFDAQHSYTELSLEPDTEPEIGEYEFTIRVFSDGFISRVLVGDHGVLMTTDEMDIDAFEEIAVSAGKMLEEGASEARYR from the coding sequence ATGTCAACCGACATCTCGGTCGACTTCGCGGAGGGACTCGTCAGCACGTGCCGAACCGGTGTCGGTGACACGCTCCGTAGCGTGATCTACTTCACGCCGGACGCGTTCGATCTGCTCTACCTCCGAAGCGACCTCTACCCGAACGAGGAGCGCGCTCGAGAGGTGAAAGAGCGGTTCGTCGAGATCGAACGGGAGGGATTCGACGCCCAGCACAGCTACACCGAACTCTCGCTCGAACCCGACACCGAACCGGAGATCGGCGAGTACGAGTTCACCATCCGCGTCTTCTCGGACGGTTTCATTAGCCGCGTGCTCGTGGGCGACCACGGCGTGCTCATGACGACCGACGAGATGGACATCGACGCCTTCGAGGAGATCGCCGTCTCGGCGGGAAAGATGCTCGAGGAGGGCGCGTCGGAGGCTAGATACCGCTGA
- a CDS encoding universal stress protein yields MYDVILVPTDGSDIATAAAEHAFELARSVGATVHLLYVVDESVEKMLFSAHSMRTTLEEFRETGEAALDALVAEAEEMGVDAVPVLEHGLYVHAAIVEYAEDHDVDLIVMGTRGREGFEHFLGSTTERVLLASSIPVLAVSPHGVLDVPADAPASEREVGGGSEAGDGRAESETDEGRERASERGGDDSNDVTDG; encoded by the coding sequence ATGTACGACGTCATCCTCGTTCCGACCGACGGCAGCGACATCGCGACGGCCGCGGCCGAGCACGCCTTCGAGTTGGCCCGGTCGGTCGGCGCGACGGTGCACCTCCTGTACGTGGTCGACGAGAGCGTCGAGAAGATGCTCTTCAGCGCACACAGCATGCGCACGACGCTCGAGGAGTTTCGCGAGACGGGCGAGGCCGCGCTCGACGCCCTGGTCGCGGAGGCCGAGGAGATGGGCGTCGACGCGGTGCCGGTGCTCGAACACGGCCTGTACGTCCACGCCGCCATCGTCGAGTACGCCGAAGACCACGACGTCGACCTCATCGTGATGGGGACCCGCGGTCGGGAGGGGTTCGAACACTTCCTCGGGAGCACCACCGAGCGGGTCCTCCTCGCGTCGTCGATCCCGGTGCTCGCGGTCTCGCCGCACGGCGTCCTCGACGTTCCGGCGGACGCGCCCGCCAGCGAGAGAGAGGTGGGTGGGGGGAGCGAGGCGGGTGACGGAAGGGCGGAGAGCGAGACGGACGAGGGACGGGAGCGGGCGTCCGAGCGGGGCGGGGACGACTCGAACGACGTGACGGACGGCTGA
- a CDS encoding double zinc ribbon domain-containing protein, protein MSKITFRADDDLISRLEEYDASKSEVMREALRAYLDDASGASRTSGASGASDAAHDRERDPDLDSRLDERVRERVDAAIDERVDDIVAAVLPEVLAHVRGDYARQPPTRGAQDVNLTIAVEGAGAVRGAPDRVDAAGTHDATGTTDATDATDAADATARKTPNDADPRPSDAAHDRDRERERKPEPERACGQCGEGLSSSHVFCPNCGEKASHRVFCECGDEVRSDWSFCPGCGRRTPAADVLDRQ, encoded by the coding sequence ATGAGCAAGATCACGTTCCGCGCCGACGACGATCTCATCTCGCGATTGGAGGAGTACGACGCCTCCAAGAGCGAGGTCATGCGCGAGGCGCTCCGCGCGTACCTCGACGACGCGAGCGGCGCGTCGCGGACGTCGGGCGCGTCGGGCGCGTCGGACGCCGCACACGACCGCGAGCGTGATCCCGACCTCGATTCCCGCCTCGACGAGCGCGTCCGCGAGCGGGTGGACGCCGCCATCGACGAGCGCGTAGACGACATCGTCGCCGCCGTCCTCCCCGAAGTCCTCGCGCACGTGCGAGGGGACTACGCCCGACAGCCCCCGACCCGCGGGGCGCAGGACGTCAACCTCACCATCGCGGTGGAGGGGGCAGGTGCGGTCAGGGGGGCGCCCGACCGGGTCGACGCGGCTGGCACGCACGACGCAACCGGGACGACCGACGCCACCGACGCGACCGACGCCGCCGACGCGACCGCACGTAAGACACCGAACGACGCCGATCCGCGTCCGTCCGACGCCGCGCACGATCGTGACCGCGAGCGTGAACGCAAGCCTGAACCCGAACGCGCCTGCGGCCAGTGCGGCGAGGGGCTGTCGTCGTCGCACGTCTTCTGTCCGAACTGCGGCGAGAAGGCGAGCCACCGCGTCTTCTGCGAGTGCGGCGACGAGGTCCGCTCGGACTGGAGCTTCTGCCCGGGGTGCGGTCGTCGCACGCCAGCGGCGGACGTCCTCGACCGCCAGTAA
- a CDS encoding ribbon-helix-helix domain-containing protein, translating into MERVTLRIPKQQIEEVERMVETGEYPNRSEAIRAAVRDMINEENAERQRQNKRPWARA; encoded by the coding sequence ATGGAGCGTGTGACACTACGGATTCCGAAGCAGCAGATCGAAGAGGTCGAACGCATGGTCGAGACGGGCGAATACCCGAACCGGAGCGAAGCGATCCGGGCCGCCGTGCGCGACATGATCAACGAAGAGAACGCGGAACGCCAGCGGCAGAACAAGCGTCCGTGGGCGAGAGCGTAG
- the ftsZ gene encoding cell division protein FtsZ, with the protein MQDIVNSALENAEKEQRKMSGGSDDEEFGEPRIVIVGCGGAGNNTVNRLYNIGVDGAETVAINTDKQHLKMIEADTKILVGKSLTAGLGAGGDPEMGERATEMAQGTIKEVLGEADLVFVTAGMGGGTGTGAAPVCAKIAKEQGAIVVGMVSTPFNVERARTVKAEEGLEELRNEADSIIVLDNNRLLDYVPNLPIGKAFSVMDQIIAETVKGISETITQPSLINLDYADMSTIMNQGGVAVMLVGETQDKNKTEEVVKDAMNHPLLDVDYRGASGGLVHITGGPDLTLKEAEGIAQNITDRLEASANVIWGARIQEEYKGKVRVMAIMTGVQSAQILGPTTQKQADASRQALDSDTAENYTYGETDGGTPELEQNNGLDVIR; encoded by the coding sequence ATGCAGGACATCGTCAACTCGGCGCTCGAGAACGCCGAGAAAGAGCAGCGCAAGATGTCCGGCGGGTCGGACGACGAGGAGTTCGGTGAACCCCGGATCGTCATCGTCGGCTGCGGCGGCGCGGGCAACAACACGGTCAACCGCCTGTACAACATCGGCGTCGACGGTGCCGAGACCGTCGCCATCAACACGGACAAGCAGCACCTCAAGATGATCGAGGCCGACACCAAGATCCTCGTCGGCAAGTCCCTCACCGCCGGGCTCGGGGCGGGCGGCGACCCCGAGATGGGCGAGCGCGCCACCGAGATGGCACAGGGGACGATCAAGGAGGTGCTCGGCGAGGCGGACCTCGTGTTCGTCACCGCCGGGATGGGCGGCGGCACCGGCACCGGTGCCGCGCCCGTCTGCGCGAAGATCGCGAAGGAGCAGGGCGCGATCGTCGTCGGGATGGTCTCGACGCCGTTCAACGTCGAGCGCGCCCGCACCGTGAAGGCCGAGGAGGGGCTCGAGGAACTCCGCAACGAGGCCGACTCGATAATCGTCCTCGACAACAACCGCCTGCTCGACTACGTGCCGAACCTGCCCATCGGCAAGGCGTTCTCCGTGATGGACCAGATCATCGCGGAGACCGTCAAGGGCATCTCCGAGACGATCACCCAGCCCTCCCTGATCAACCTGGACTACGCGGACATGTCCACGATCATGAACCAGGGCGGGGTCGCGGTGATGCTCGTCGGCGAGACCCAGGACAAGAACAAGACCGAGGAGGTGGTCAAGGACGCGATGAACCACCCGTTGCTCGACGTGGACTACCGCGGCGCGTCCGGCGGCCTCGTCCACATCACGGGCGGCCCCGACCTCACGCTGAAGGAGGCCGAGGGCATCGCCCAGAACATCACCGACCGCCTGGAGGCCAGCGCCAACGTCATCTGGGGGGCGCGCATCCAGGAGGAGTACAAGGGGAAGGTCCGCGTCATGGCCATCATGACCGGCGTCCAGTCGGCCCAGATCCTCGGGCCCACGACCCAGAAGCAGGCCGACGCCTCCCGGCAGGCGCTCGACAGCGACACCGCCGAGAACTACACCTACGGCGAGACCGACGGCGGCACGCCGGAACTCGAACAGAACAACGGTCTCGACGTCATCCGCTGA
- the ncsA gene encoding tRNA 2-thiolation protein NcsA, with product MDCDKCGNPAVMHAAYSGLHLCEKHFCRSVEKRVRRRVREDALLSPDATPDDPETWVVGLSGGKDSVVLTHLLHGTFAKDPRVELIALTIHEGIEGYRDASLDACLDLAADLDLRHEVVTYEDEFGLRMDDVAESDPMGMAPCAYCGVFRRDLLSRYAEEFGADKLLTGHNLDDEAQTALMNVLEGDVSQVAKHFDASLGGFDERAEVEAFVPRAKPLRDVPEKEVALYAHLRDLPAHITECPHASEAYRGEIQRLLLELEENHPGTRHSIMAGYEELAGIAAERYREGEGPEMRECERCGGTTTRRLCRKCQLVEAVEDA from the coding sequence ATGGACTGCGACAAGTGCGGCAATCCGGCGGTGATGCACGCCGCGTACTCGGGGCTGCACCTCTGCGAGAAGCACTTCTGCCGGTCGGTCGAGAAGCGCGTCCGCCGCCGCGTCCGCGAGGACGCCCTCCTCTCCCCGGACGCGACGCCCGACGACCCCGAGACGTGGGTCGTCGGCCTCTCCGGCGGGAAGGACAGCGTCGTGCTCACCCACCTCCTCCACGGGACGTTCGCGAAGGACCCCCGCGTGGAGCTGATCGCGCTCACGATCCACGAGGGGATCGAGGGCTACCGCGACGCGTCGCTCGACGCCTGCCTCGACCTCGCGGCGGACCTCGATCTCCGCCACGAGGTGGTGACCTACGAGGACGAGTTCGGCCTCCGCATGGACGACGTGGCCGAGTCCGACCCGATGGGGATGGCCCCCTGCGCCTACTGCGGGGTGTTCCGCCGCGACCTCCTCTCGCGGTACGCAGAGGAGTTCGGCGCGGACAAACTCCTCACCGGGCACAACCTCGACGACGAGGCCCAGACCGCGCTGATGAACGTCCTCGAGGGGGACGTGAGCCAGGTGGCGAAGCACTTCGACGCCAGCCTCGGGGGGTTCGACGAGCGCGCCGAGGTCGAGGCGTTCGTCCCCCGCGCGAAACCCCTGCGCGACGTCCCCGAGAAGGAGGTCGCCCTCTACGCCCACCTGCGGGACCTCCCTGCGCACATCACCGAGTGCCCGCACGCGAGCGAGGCCTACCGCGGGGAGATCCAGCGCCTCCTCCTCGAGCTGGAGGAGAACCACCCCGGAACGCGCCACTCCATCATGGCCGGCTACGAGGAACTGGCTGGCATCGCCGCCGAGCGCTACCGCGAGGGAGAGGGCCCGGAGATGCGCGAGTGCGAGCGCTGCGGCGGGACGACGACGCGCCGACTGTGCCGGAAGTGCCAGCTGGTCGAGGCGGTCGAGGACGCGTAG
- a CDS encoding DUF7095 family protein: MTLSRQAAAERVERLVETVERETMPVPVREVWVYGDLALGLDPVERIDVYLTKDLLFHGDAEREEEFVERHGVRGVGKTVSAEWADEHPEAIRANRNGHVAPERCLAAHLLASDEPIHLEVCNTGFENNVTQRLKGAVAREAYEQILDPRGVCLWVDGTRSETAFEKLREGDLIFPTLDDALAMLGMDEDEAREAADAVKAYRREQEGMTVRGDVV; this comes from the coding sequence ATGACCCTCTCCCGCCAGGCGGCCGCAGAGCGCGTCGAGCGCCTCGTCGAGACGGTCGAGCGCGAGACGATGCCCGTCCCCGTCCGCGAGGTGTGGGTGTACGGCGACCTCGCGCTCGGCCTCGACCCGGTCGAGCGGATCGACGTCTACCTCACCAAGGACCTGCTCTTTCACGGCGACGCGGAGCGCGAGGAGGAATTCGTCGAGCGCCACGGCGTGCGCGGCGTCGGCAAGACCGTCTCCGCCGAGTGGGCCGACGAGCACCCCGAAGCCATCCGCGCTAACCGCAACGGGCACGTCGCCCCCGAGCGGTGCCTCGCCGCGCACCTCCTCGCGTCCGACGAGCCGATCCACCTCGAGGTGTGTAATACGGGGTTCGAGAACAACGTCACCCAGCGGCTGAAGGGTGCGGTCGCCCGCGAGGCGTACGAACAGATCCTCGACCCGCGCGGCGTCTGCCTGTGGGTCGACGGCACGCGCTCGGAGACGGCGTTCGAGAAACTGCGCGAGGGCGACCTGATCTTCCCCACGCTCGACGACGCGCTCGCGATGCTCGGCATGGACGAGGACGAGGCGCGCGAGGCCGCCGATGCGGTGAAAGCGTACCGCCGTGAGCAGGAGGGAATGACCGTCCGCGGCGACGTGGTCTGA
- a CDS encoding methyltransferase domain-containing protein: MRRFSADYLAATREGMWEARDALAPLSLPDRATILDVGCGTGELSAVLAADAPDAARVVGLDRDADLLEAVSEPVSPVRADALSMPVRDGAADLVVCQALLINLPDPVAAVREFRRASSDLVAAVEPDNGAVTVDSTVPAEERLAARARERYVAGVPTDVTLGAVPGLFREAGLVDVETRRYDHARIVEPPYDERALEGARRKATASRLGSQRETLLAGGLTDDEYDALRADWRAMGRRVVEQMGRGEYRRREVVPFHVTVGRVP, from the coding sequence ATGCGCCGGTTCTCCGCCGACTACCTGGCCGCGACCCGAGAGGGGATGTGGGAGGCACGCGACGCGCTCGCACCGCTCTCGCTGCCCGACCGGGCGACGATCCTCGACGTGGGCTGCGGGACGGGCGAACTCTCGGCCGTGCTGGCGGCGGACGCCCCCGACGCCGCCCGCGTAGTCGGACTCGACCGCGACGCCGACCTCCTCGAAGCGGTTTCCGAACCGGTCTCTCCCGTTCGCGCCGACGCGCTCTCGATGCCCGTCCGCGACGGGGCGGCGGACCTGGTGGTCTGTCAGGCCCTCCTGATCAACCTCCCCGACCCGGTCGCCGCGGTGCGCGAGTTCCGCCGCGCGTCGTCGGACCTCGTGGCGGCGGTCGAACCGGATAACGGGGCGGTGACGGTCGACTCGACCGTCCCGGCGGAGGAGCGCCTCGCCGCCCGCGCCCGCGAGCGCTACGTCGCCGGCGTCCCGACGGACGTGACCCTCGGCGCGGTGCCGGGACTCTTCCGCGAGGCGGGGCTCGTCGACGTCGAGACGCGCCGCTACGACCACGCGCGGATCGTCGAACCGCCGTACGACGAGCGGGCGCTGGAGGGAGCGAGGCGCAAGGCGACGGCGTCGCGCCTGGGGAGCCAGCGCGAGACGCTGCTCGCCGGCGGTCTGACCGACGACGAGTACGACGCGCTCCGGGCGGACTGGCGCGCGATGGGGCGGCGCGTCGTCGAGCAGATGGGGAGGGGCGAGTACCGGCGGCGGGAGGTCGTCCCCTTCCACGTGACGGTGGGGCGAGTCCCCTGA
- a CDS encoding deoxyribonuclease IV yields MLRVGAHVSVAGGVHNAVENEVAVGGNCGQIFTHSPQVWQDPNIDDEEAAEFREGTAAHLDGPWVIHSSYLVNLCTPKDDLRAKSIASMQREVDAAEKLDIPYVNVHLGAHTGAGVETGLANAASALSELDVPHDVTVLVESDAGSGTKLGGEFEHLATVLDDSDQDLDVCLDTAHAFAAGYDLSTAKGAKDTLTEFDDVVGLEHLQCVHLNDSKHACGTHKDEHAHVGEGEIGVEGMKALVNDPRIEDVPLVLETPTEDGRGFEWNIERVRELRKD; encoded by the coding sequence ATGCTACGAGTCGGAGCACACGTCTCGGTCGCGGGCGGCGTCCACAACGCCGTCGAGAACGAGGTGGCGGTCGGCGGCAACTGCGGGCAGATCTTCACCCACTCGCCGCAGGTGTGGCAGGATCCGAACATCGACGACGAGGAGGCCGCCGAGTTCCGGGAGGGGACCGCGGCCCACCTCGACGGGCCGTGGGTCATCCACTCCTCGTACCTCGTCAACCTCTGCACCCCGAAGGACGACCTGCGCGCGAAGTCCATCGCCTCGATGCAGCGGGAGGTCGACGCCGCCGAGAAGCTGGACATCCCCTACGTGAACGTCCACCTCGGCGCGCACACCGGCGCGGGCGTCGAGACCGGCCTCGCCAACGCCGCGAGCGCGCTCTCCGAACTCGATGTTCCACACGACGTCACCGTCCTCGTCGAGTCCGACGCGGGCAGCGGCACCAAGCTGGGCGGCGAGTTCGAGCACCTCGCAACCGTCCTCGACGACAGCGACCAGGACCTCGACGTCTGTCTCGACACGGCCCACGCCTTCGCCGCGGGGTACGACCTCTCGACCGCGAAGGGCGCGAAGGACACGCTCACCGAGTTCGACGACGTGGTCGGTCTGGAGCACCTGCAGTGCGTCCACCTCAACGACTCGAAGCACGCCTGCGGGACGCACAAGGACGAACACGCCCACGTCGGCGAGGGCGAGATCGGCGTCGAGGGCATGAAGGCGCTCGTCAACGACCCGCGCATCGAGGACGTGCCGCTCGTGCTCGAGACGCCCACCGAGGACGGCAGGGGCTTCGAGTGGAACATCGAGCGCGTCCGGGAACTCCGGAAGGACTGA
- a CDS encoding lipoate--protein ligase family protein, which translates to METEADATDADSLADREWRLIREESLPGPMCMALDAVAAETAAAGGPRTVRVYQWDPSTLSLGYHQDPADIDWSFCEREGITVTRRPTGGGAIYHDREGDVSYSIVAPAAELPGDLMETYELLCRPLLDACAAMGVPAGFAEEERPELHHPACYLRELHPAHDVVYAGRKLSGNAQYRRRDSVIQHGSLTYSVRAERTLGCFAGADVTPAAYRERVTGIDEHSDISRGEAVATLEASLREWADAEEGTWTDAELERAEEIAAEKFDSDAWNRERVDPLA; encoded by the coding sequence ATGGAAACCGAGGCCGACGCAACCGACGCGGACTCCCTCGCCGACCGCGAGTGGCGGTTGATCCGCGAGGAGTCGCTGCCGGGGCCGATGTGCATGGCGCTCGACGCGGTCGCGGCCGAGACCGCCGCCGCCGGCGGGCCGCGGACCGTCCGGGTCTACCAGTGGGACCCGAGCACCCTGTCGCTCGGCTACCACCAGGATCCCGCCGACATCGACTGGTCGTTCTGCGAGCGCGAGGGGATCACCGTCACCCGGCGTCCGACGGGCGGCGGCGCGATCTACCACGATCGCGAGGGCGACGTCTCCTACTCGATCGTCGCCCCCGCCGCGGAACTCCCGGGCGACCTGATGGAGACCTACGAGCTGCTGTGTCGCCCGCTCCTCGACGCCTGCGCGGCGATGGGCGTTCCCGCCGGTTTCGCCGAGGAGGAGCGCCCCGAACTCCACCACCCCGCGTGCTACCTCCGGGAGCTGCACCCCGCCCACGACGTGGTCTACGCGGGGCGCAAGCTCTCGGGCAACGCGCAGTACCGTCGCCGCGACAGCGTCATCCAGCACGGCTCGCTCACCTACTCGGTGCGCGCCGAGCGCACCCTCGGCTGTTTCGCCGGCGCGGACGTGACGCCGGCGGCGTACCGCGAGCGCGTCACGGGCATCGACGAGCACAGTGACATCTCCCGGGGGGAGGCGGTCGCGACGCTGGAGGCGTCGCTCCGGGAGTGGGCCGACGCCGAGGAGGGCACCTGGACCGACGCGGAACTGGAGCGAGCGGAGGAGATCGCCGCGGAGAAGTTCGACAGCGACGCGTGGAACCGGGAGCGGGTCGATCCGTTGGCATAG
- a CDS encoding proteasome subunit beta, whose product MENDDAVLKTGTTTVGLRTAEGVVLAADRRASLGGRFVSNKRAMKIEQVHPRAAVTMAGTVGGAQAFIRQLRAEASLYEARRGRPMDLDALAQTAGQLLRGTPASPVLGGVDVSTASAGRTGSDGRAGGDADANGEPRVFSIDGAGGVLEDAYTASGSGTTLATGALERGYREDLTLEEGVRVAVEAVASALERDTASGNGVTVARITADGVTIDTHDDVTEVLE is encoded by the coding sequence ATGGAAAACGACGACGCGGTGCTGAAGACCGGCACCACCACGGTCGGCCTCCGGACCGCCGAGGGTGTCGTGCTGGCCGCCGACCGCCGGGCCAGCCTCGGCGGTCGGTTCGTCTCGAACAAGCGGGCGATGAAGATCGAACAGGTGCACCCGCGGGCCGCCGTAACGATGGCCGGGACCGTGGGCGGCGCGCAGGCGTTCATCCGCCAGCTCCGAGCGGAGGCGAGCCTCTACGAGGCCCGGCGCGGCCGACCGATGGACCTGGACGCGCTGGCACAGACCGCCGGACAGCTCCTGCGCGGAACGCCCGCCAGCCCGGTCCTGGGCGGCGTCGACGTGTCGACCGCGTCGGCCGGTCGGACCGGGTCCGACGGGAGAGCCGGGGGCGACGCGGACGCGAACGGCGAGCCGCGCGTGTTCAGCATCGACGGCGCGGGCGGCGTGCTGGAGGACGCCTACACCGCGAGCGGGAGCGGCACGACGCTCGCCACCGGCGCGTTAGAGCGCGGCTACCGCGAGGACCTCACGCTGGAGGAGGGCGTCCGGGTGGCCGTCGAGGCGGTCGCGAGCGCCCTGGAGCGCGACACGGCGAGCGGGAACGGCGTGACCGTCGCGCGGATCACCGCCGACGGCGTGACGATCGACACCCACGACGACGTGACGGAGGTGCTCGAATGA